A single genomic interval of Candidatus Binatia bacterium harbors:
- a CDS encoding 2-oxoacid:acceptor oxidoreductase subunit alpha, whose translation METSTINDLSISIATENGTGSASANNIVFKAIFKMGIPCSSKNMFPSNIQGLPTWYQIRASADGYMARKDVIDVVVMFNDATAAKDIYRVRDGGIIIYDDSTPLSPTLKRDGVQYFGVPANKLIQKIVPASPLRVKQRNMVYVGALAALFGIDMETIKAVLQDTFGKKPAVIESNLVCIEAGFNHVKEKGYTQNIGRLEPIPNGNKGKIITEGNTSCALGAIYGGASVICWYPITPSSSLAEAIEYYMPRLRKTDGKAAYAIVQAEDEIAAAGMVVGAGWMGARSMTSTSGPGLSLMNETIGLAYFAEIPCVYFIIQRGGPSTGLPTRTQQADIQLMYYASHGDTRHIILIPHDMKSCFDLSRRSFDYAERFQTPVFVMMDLDLGMNLWSSEPLKLEKEPFDRGKLLTAEQLEQWEKQGKKFRRYFDQDGDGIPYRTIPGNPNRKASYFTRGSGHDSDARYSEDEKDYKETLDRLRKKFETSRKYVPKPIVEMQEGVKTGVICFGSSYEAVREARDRLKASGLKTDHLLLRALPLTEETRKFVAAHDVIYLVEQNRDAQMASIFKDEWPDLGAKIVSVLIYDGLPVTTLEVVRQIRQHHGGELKKEEEKWQEKKLIA comes from the coding sequence ATGGAAACATCAACCATCAACGATCTCAGCATATCCATTGCGACCGAAAACGGGACCGGCAGCGCGTCGGCCAATAACATCGTGTTCAAGGCGATTTTCAAGATGGGAATCCCCTGCTCTTCGAAGAACATGTTCCCGTCGAACATTCAGGGCTTGCCGACCTGGTATCAGATTCGGGCCTCCGCCGACGGCTACATGGCCCGCAAGGACGTGATCGACGTCGTGGTCATGTTCAACGACGCGACCGCCGCGAAGGACATTTATCGCGTCCGGGACGGCGGCATCATTATTTACGACGACTCCACACCGCTTTCCCCTACTCTCAAGAGGGACGGCGTCCAGTATTTTGGCGTCCCGGCCAACAAGCTCATCCAAAAAATCGTGCCCGCCTCGCCGCTCCGCGTCAAGCAGCGAAACATGGTTTACGTCGGCGCCCTGGCCGCGCTTTTCGGCATTGACATGGAGACGATCAAAGCTGTCCTGCAAGACACCTTCGGCAAAAAACCGGCGGTTATCGAGTCGAACCTCGTCTGCATCGAGGCCGGATTCAACCACGTAAAAGAAAAAGGCTACACGCAGAACATCGGCCGGCTGGAACCCATCCCCAACGGCAACAAGGGCAAGATCATCACCGAGGGGAACACTTCCTGCGCCTTGGGCGCCATCTACGGCGGCGCATCGGTCATCTGCTGGTATCCTATCACTCCCTCAAGCTCGCTGGCCGAAGCCATCGAGTACTACATGCCGCGCCTCAGGAAGACCGACGGCAAGGCAGCTTACGCGATCGTTCAAGCGGAAGACGAAATCGCCGCCGCCGGCATGGTCGTCGGCGCGGGATGGATGGGGGCGCGCTCCATGACCTCCACTTCCGGGCCGGGGCTTTCGCTCATGAACGAGACGATCGGACTGGCCTACTTTGCCGAGATCCCCTGTGTCTACTTCATCATCCAGCGCGGCGGACCCTCGACCGGGCTACCGACGCGGACGCAGCAGGCCGACATCCAGCTTATGTACTACGCCTCGCACGGCGATACCCGCCACATCATTTTGATTCCTCACGACATGAAATCCTGCTTCGATCTCTCGCGCCGAAGCTTTGACTACGCCGAGCGCTTTCAGACGCCGGTCTTCGTCATGATGGACCTCGACCTCGGCATGAACCTCTGGTCTTCGGAGCCGCTGAAGCTCGAGAAAGAACCTTTCGACCGGGGCAAGCTTCTTACGGCGGAGCAGCTCGAACAATGGGAGAAGCAAGGGAAAAAATTCCGCCGTTACTTCGACCAGGACGGCGACGGGATTCCCTATCGGACGATTCCCGGAAATCCGAATCGAAAAGCTTCTTACTTCACCCGCGGCTCGGGCCACGATTCCGACGCGCGCTACTCCGAAGACGAAAAAGACTACAAAGAGACTCTCGACCGGCTGAGAAAAAAGTTCGAGACCTCCCGCAAGTACGTTCCCAAGCCGATCGTCGAAATGCAGGAAGGCGTCAAGACCGGGGTCATCTGCTTCGGCTCGAGTTACGAGGCCGTGCGCGAAGCGCGGGACCGCTTGAAGGCTTCGGGACTTAAGACCGATCACCTGTTGTTGCGGGCTTTGCCTTTGACGGAAGAAACCAGAAAATTCGTCGCCGCTCACGACGTGATTTATCTCGTCGAGCAAAACCGCGACGCGCAGATGGCTTCGATCTTCAAAGACGAGTGGCCGGACCTCGGCGCAAAGATCGTCAGCGTTCTCATCTACGACGGCCTCCCCGTAACGACTTTGGAAGTCGTGCGCCAGATCCGGCAGCATCACGGCGGCGAGCTAAAAAAAGAGGAAGAGAAATGGCAGGAGAAAAAGCTAATCGCCTAA
- a CDS encoding isochorismatase family cysteine hydrolase, with protein MLVLKTPTERWDPRWSALLVVDVQNDFVSPKGSAAQRGEDVSASVVMVPRLIRLIDEARRVGLTVVYIKTTHGEWTDTPSWIYRKSQQKVLNTCREGTWGAEFYEGISPLPSERVVIKHRYSAFINTDLNTVLKAKGIESVLTTGVATNVCVETTTRDAYMYDYYVTMVGDCSAAYDLKMHESTLENMRRHFGLVATSDEIIQTWRGLGQKKAAVS; from the coding sequence TCGGCGCTTCTCGTCGTCGACGTGCAGAATGACTTCGTGAGCCCGAAGGGCAGCGCGGCCCAGCGCGGCGAGGACGTGAGCGCGTCGGTAGTGATGGTGCCGAGGCTCATCCGTCTCATCGACGAGGCGCGGCGCGTCGGCCTGACGGTCGTCTATATCAAAACGACGCACGGCGAGTGGACCGACACGCCGAGCTGGATTTATCGCAAGTCGCAGCAAAAAGTTTTAAATACCTGCCGAGAGGGAACGTGGGGCGCCGAGTTCTACGAGGGCATTTCACCGCTGCCATCCGAGAGGGTGGTCATCAAGCATCGCTATAGCGCGTTTATCAACACCGACCTCAACACCGTTCTTAAGGCAAAGGGCATCGAGAGTGTGTTAACTACGGGCGTGGCGACCAACGTCTGCGTCGAGACCACGACGCGGGACGCCTACATGTACGATTATTACGTAACGATGGTGGGCGATTGCTCGGCGGCGTACGATCTTAAAATGCACGAATCGACGCTGGAGAATATGCGCCGCCACTTTGGCCTCGTGGCGACGTCGGACGAGATCATTCAAACCTGGCGGGGACTGGGACAGAAGAAAGCGGCGGTTTCTTAA
- a CDS encoding 2-oxoacid:ferredoxin oxidoreductase subunit beta, translated as MAGEKANRLSLTEKDYEGAPSTMCRGCGHDAISASVMRAFFESSVDPRRVVKLSGIGCSSKTPAYFLSQSFGFNAVHGRMSAVATGVNLANHALIPIGVSGDGDTAAIGLGNFCHMMRRNVNITYIVENNGVYGLTKGQFSATADKGSVMKGGKVNDIPALDICELAIILGATYVARSFSGDRKQLSPLIQGALAHKGSAILDVISPCVTFNNHEGSTKSLKYVKEHLDPIHDIDFIPPYQNIEVDYKEGTEHPVTLHDGSRIVLHKLGKDYDPTSRMQALQMIHASVAEGKFLTGLIYYDPNRLDFATELNLGDTPLAELEESVLQPPAELLDRINADFMK; from the coding sequence ATGGCAGGAGAAAAAGCTAATCGCCTAAGCTTAACCGAGAAGGACTACGAGGGCGCGCCCTCGACGATGTGCCGGGGCTGCGGACACGACGCGATCTCGGCATCGGTCATGCGGGCGTTTTTCGAGAGCAGCGTCGATCCGCGGAGAGTCGTCAAGCTCTCCGGCATCGGCTGCTCGTCGAAAACCCCTGCTTATTTTCTCAGCCAATCTTTCGGCTTCAACGCCGTACACGGACGCATGTCCGCAGTGGCGACCGGCGTCAATCTCGCCAACCACGCGCTGATTCCGATCGGCGTATCGGGCGACGGCGACACGGCGGCTATCGGACTCGGCAACTTCTGCCACATGATGCGGCGCAATGTGAACATTACCTATATCGTGGAAAACAACGGCGTCTACGGTCTTACCAAAGGCCAGTTTTCAGCCACGGCGGACAAAGGCAGCGTGATGAAGGGGGGCAAGGTCAACGACATTCCCGCGCTCGACATCTGCGAGCTGGCTATTATCCTCGGTGCGACCTACGTCGCGCGGAGTTTTTCCGGTGATCGCAAGCAGTTATCGCCGCTGATTCAGGGAGCGCTGGCGCACAAAGGCAGCGCCATTCTCGACGTGATCAGCCCGTGCGTGACGTTCAACAACCACGAAGGCTCGACCAAGAGCCTCAAGTACGTGAAGGAGCATTTAGACCCGATCCACGACATCGACTTCATCCCACCTTATCAGAATATCGAAGTGGATTATAAAGAAGGGACGGAACATCCGGTTACGCTGCACGACGGCTCGCGCATCGTTCTCCACAAGCTCGGAAAGGACTACGACCCGACCAGCAGGATGCAGGCGCTCCAAATGATCCACGCGTCGGTGGCCGAAGGAAAATTCTTGACCGGGCTTATCTACTACGATCCCAACCGGCTGGATTTTGCCACGGAGCTGAATCTCGGCGACACGCCGCTCGCCGAGCTGGAGGAGAGCGTGCTGCAGCCGCCGGCGGAATTGCTCGACCGCATCAACGCCGACTTCATGAAGTAA